The Stegostoma tigrinum isolate sSteTig4 unplaced genomic scaffold, sSteTig4.hap1 scaffold_220, whole genome shotgun sequence sequence cttttaaaggaaaggggattagaaagaaaatctatcgatcaaaatcatgaatagttgataaattatttgcattccatatttccagaacctgccccggaagagagagcccagagaattgccaaagctgtccgcaaacagtcaatagaagtgaaggaaaattgggaacaactgaaaatccgtgcgagcaactggcagaaacaggtggaaaaggcgttggagaaacttcaagaactggagaaagttctggatgatcttgaggctcatgtgataacagctgagggggtccacactgattggcaacctgtgagtgacctgcttattgactcattgcaggatcacattgataaaaccacagtaagtgcaattacattacacttcacttatgaacagatgtaaccacaatgttgtatcgagacgatcagtaatatgagtacttcagtaatattgattgaatggttgttaacttaatttgcaaattaaaacttagttgagcatgccttctgatatcacatcattaatattagtatagttgaggattctattagtcagtgacatcagctgagttatctgcttgttgccatgttatcagggttaaaggtaaagtcttagcaggccatttggcgactccttagagagagacaactggttatgatttaacctgaagatcaccatgcctcagtcaagtagaggagttgaggcgaagaccctttgtggtcagctcactggtgtggcaattgagccctctctgcagggcatcagtctgcatcacaagccaaccgaatttgaatagagtttaggattggagagccatccatgcaattattttttttgaatgaatgtttctcactgggactctctcaccgggaaactttttaaaagccagctcagccatccaggcgagatcagttcctgatctcagctgaattttttgacctggggtgggtcagcgttaggagttcattgattggaatgaattctcattaagttagcgagagggatactacacgtgaatagatcgatgttttgaaaagaggatgagatatgagcaaaagttgaattgatgtggaagaccagccacaatcatcatcgacagtggagcaagcttgagtggccatgcaacattgtgctgccactatttgacttgttctgtggaaaggaaggaaaatggtccaagtgtcaaaaatgccgaagaccgcatcattctacaacctcaaaatttgattgtgttcagcatattatcactcctggtaccccgaaatcctggtctatcatctcagcagctcgactctgccaaAAGCTGGtgacttgtgacatttttgagggatcttcccaagtctgaaaatcatttttgtttttgtacaatcaaagttggccagtgtggaaggaggtcgtttggcatatcgtagctctttgaaataactccccaattcgtccccctctgcttggcaatgacttcaaccacttataaaatctctttaatggagggaaactttgaaggcgtgTGATTGGAGtgttaacgatcccagaatacaactgagccttattaagttgttagttcagatgatcaagagcttgatgaaagaggattgtttgaaaaagtgccttaaaagaggaaatgtacagaggctaagaggtgtaggaagttagcgagttttgagaggatttgttgcttgggttgaggttctggatgtgagtttgctcgctgaaggtgtaggaagtctcttgttgggtttgaagccgacacaattaaatgtttggcaactagtagtgggccgtttaaaatcaagagtgggcaagaggacataattagacgagtgcagttatcctgaagtatggttggactggtggagatgaCCAAAATAGCAATAGGCGTAGCCAagtaacgatttgtaaacaaaaattagaatttaataaaattactgttaatggTATCAGTCAggtggaaagtacagagaataggaattggttcaagttgagactcaggcagtggagttttagacgacctcaagtgttcaatggacaaatgtgggtctccatcagggaatgcattggaattgtcaggtccagaagtgaagtagttccaggtgaaggtttcactgcGAATGAGCcgagacaagagacaggtaggcaggattgaaaagatgtaaagagacagctttagggattgcatgaatgtgtggtcggacgttcatcatgggataaacaagatgccaaggttgtgctgagacaagtgtaatattacattgttgccaaggcggagtaatgcaatcagtaggtcgtgaatagagattggtgtggggaccacaaagtggtcttcccagtttgaaattgttatctctacatagttgcgcaactttatgttctgttcaaaaggcattactgacaaggaaacagaagttagccatttgtttacttgtcaatatatcttgatttttccaccatgttctccaattattgacacaacatgtgcactgtacgaagtgaaccgttcaaaccttaaaaggaaatgttaaaattgtggaatatgaagttaaatttattttattgaaaatttaaataaattacatgaaggtttgaccaagactgcaaggaattcaatggatcaccagatgaataaaacaagcagtagtaaggtggtattagctggatgttcctgaagaaagagaacgcagccaacctttcttccatcagggggattaattgtgtggtgtcagacacagtcgatgaaatcattccttctgtctttactgtctgactagactatggttgtaatatttccttttttaagcgctcaaggttagacatagttcacttgacattctcattttataaattttaagaagttgacttattgtcaagtcacgataggattgaaaacacattctataactgtttgaagtcagaagtcacataacaccagcttgtcgtccaacaggttcatgtgaaatcacacaagcttttggagtgcagccccttcatcaggtgcagttagtgaggtgaccacagagagagacagcttatcagcagagagatcaaatgatcatagaattggcgtgagtggagtgtcagataataactctatgcaggtgaccaagagtgtgagaggcaagtaaagcgtttataaagtccatgtcagtgctgtgttgtcatgataatcaggcaacgcaacaggaatgtacaaaaggtgacatctcaggtcagactctgacttgtagtttcgaggcttgtgttcagaatctgtcttagagttttaacctttatttcaaaagcaagaatttataagataccacactgactgtaactacaagttgtatGTTTcttcaaaatatctgcaaaccaacaaacatcctggatgaagacttattatctgacactccactcacaccagttgtatgatgttttgatctgtctgctgatcaattgtgtgactgtgtgttttcctccctgaccgcacctgatgaagggactgcactcccaaagcttgtgtgatttcaaataaacctgtcagattataacctgatgtcatgtgacttctgactttgtctatccgagtccaacaccagcacctccacattataactgtttggaaccaagtcagtgcaacaggtacatatcgaacatttgacttcagaagaatgccgagtgctgaaaagttcattaataacaaaggatttcttcattatgCCATCTATGGTAACATGCTGCAtctcacagtcacaatgaaaggatggccacttcaatttagcagggccaagaacagttatggacatttttagcatgggaggaggccattcaacctattttaactgtcccagctctctcccagcacaagaaaattaatccttctctcgaactcattccacatatttcacagaattgaaatatataggtacatacttaagagattttaacatcaagtgagcagttctcgcacttcaccttgtcactaaaaatggaaaacgtgacttagaaggagtgggtctttattttgttctgttttgatgatgaagcagatgcaagtccaagtgctggaactggcgtcttgaacttagcaactgttcaatgtgtataaaatgaattctgtgcacatctactaaaagcagttttatggaaggaaaaggcaccaaagaagatttggtgtattgtgcttgatgctattatactccaacctgtgaaaacagaactctacgactgtgagtgttgagttctgagagggtgctatcttgtttgaatgtacattgctaagcctaggcctattttcccaacagcaaaattggtaatccagcaagaaatggatatttctcacatttgttggctgtaagtgtctgtttaaagtttgagtccagtttccttatatacaggtgcttaacctgcttttacagttggaacatttgttgtgccaatgaaaattttttgaatggtttcacctccaattttcctctttatacatatttggtatttttttcagggtcaggactatcttcaaaatctgagattgggttttgaaagacagcagcctttgttttggagagataatgggaactgcagatgctggagaatgcgagataacaacgtgtggagctggatgaagacagcaggccaagcagcatctgaggtgcacaaaagctgacgtttcgggccgagaaccttcttcagaaaatggggagggggtgcgggttctgaaataaatagggagagagggggaggcggatggaagatggatggaggagaagatgggtggagaggagagtatgggtagggaggcagggaggggataggtcagtctggggaggccggacaggtcaagggagcgggatgaggggaaataggggtgcggtatgaggtgggaggggcgatgggtgaaaggaagaataggttagggaggcggggacgagctgggctggttttgggatgcagtggcaggacaggagatttggaagcttgtgaaatccacactgatagcattgggctgcagggttcccaagcagaatatgatttgctgttcctgcaaccttggggtggcgtcattatggcactgcaggaggcccaggttggacatgtcctctcgggaatgggagggggagttgaaatggttagtgactgggaggtgcagttgtttatggcaaactgagcgtaggtgttctgaaaagcggtccccaagcctctgcatcgtttccccaatgtagaggaagccacaacggggacagcggatgttttggatatttcttcagcattgattttcattcagagttggttggattttgctgaagcaatagacataactcactatgacgtagacaatgtcagagttgatgtttcgcgtcctgtgacccttcctcagatctcactcttcactgatgctgccagacctgctgagcttttccagcaacttctgcttttgttgctgatttacagtgcccacagttcttttgttttttacgacacagacaaaacttgatctctccaggaagcatgatgctgcattctccaactttcctgcctttttgtcatataatattgtctttttaggacagaagtggctttttttgtttgttttaacttccgcacatactttctatgcaggttaaaagtctacaccttttcagttctctgctgcataatgaagacttggaacaatttttttttataaagtagaaaatcagtgtggtttgttttccaaaatgtgatgtgtaagtgcaacacttaacagtgtgttcatcaaactattgtttcctttgatctttgtgttgcagaaatttctagaatcatttcatatgtatttttcttgatatattttagcagctttcctggagcaagtctgttttccttcggatgagacgactttcagacatactccctttattatgagatttaattgcggtaaaatgaggatttttattcactgagacacacatgactatatgtttcaagcattggaaaaagcgttctgttcggactgtcatgatatctggtgtttgtaccaggctttccgatgaaatgcaagtgattaaggatgctactgatgccacatgttattacaagaggaaatgaacatacaagtaaggattttatgccacatttatacatagcatgggccatgcagcatggatgcagtgactgagtgaaatgggacgcagtgactgagtgaaatgggacgcagtgactgagtgaaatgggacgcagtgactgagtgaaatgggacgcagtgactgagtgaaatgggacgcagtgactgagtgaaatgctcacagcgacttgcccctgcagtcctgacccgctcacagcgacttgcccctgcagtcctgacccgctcacagcgacttgcccctgcagtcctgacccgctcacagcgacttgcccctgcagtcctgacccgctcacagcgacttgcccctgcagtcctgacccgctcacagcgactcgcccctgcagtcctgacccgctcacagcgactcgcccctgcagtcctgacccgctcacagcgactcgcccctgcagtcctgacccgctcacagcgactcgcccctgcagtcctgacccgctcacagcgactcgcccctgcagtcctgacccgctcacagcgactcgccccttcagtcctgtcccaatcacaaggacttgccctctccgtccttacccgctcacagtgacttgcccctgcagtcctgacccccttacagtgacctgccccctcactcctgacctgctctacattgaggaaaccaagcagaggcttggggaccgctttgcagaacacctccactcggttcgcaacaaacaactgcacttcccagtcgcgaaccattttaactccccctcccattccttagacgacatgtccatcatgggcctcctgcagtgccacaataatgccacccgaaggttgcaagaacagcaactcataatccgcttggggaccctgcaacccaatggtatccatgtggacttcaccagcttcaaaatctccccttccccaactgcatcctaaaaccagcccagttcttcccctccccctactgcatcacaaaaccagcccagctgttcccttaccccgactgcatcccaaaaccagcccagcctgtctccacctccctaacatgttgttcctctcacccatcccttcctcccacctcaagccacacctcatcctgcctccttgacctgtctgtcttccctggactgacctatgccctccctacctcctcacctgtactctcctctctacctatcttgttttctctccatcttcggtccgcatcccccccctccctatttattccagttccctctcccatccccctctctgatgaagggtctaggcccgaaatgtcagcttttgtgctcctgagatgctgcttggcctgctgtgttcatccagctccacactttgttatgttggattctccagcatctgcagttcccattatcagtggcattttcctcttcatcaaagtttgtgcaaaagcaacacgatatggggcggcacggtggctcagcggttagcactgcagcctcacagcactggggacccaggttcaattccagcctcaggcaactgtctgtgtggaatttgcaccttgtccctgtgtctgcgtgggtttccaccaggtgctccggtctcctcccacagtccaaagatgtgcacgctaggtggattggccatgctaaattgcccgtagtgttcaggggcgtgggcctgggtgggatgctccaaggtttggtgtgcacttgttgggccaaagggcctgtatccacactttagggaatctaaacaaacctgttcccacatctccatgttataaccctgctgatcactgcacacagagatgtttgataacaaaaggataacaataatattcaaacctcgtgctggagatgtattttaaatacacggaggccagtgtcgatctccaattcaacttttatttacaaatgaactgtcttcaactttagcactgcctcattcagagatagttgacagggtgtcagcatctctgatgctcacacttcttatctgtcagccagggctccctgatttgggctgttaatatggaacaatcaggcaactcatattctgtgaggttcaactggccgacctggtcacaaaccagtgcggtgtgttcatcgaaaatcaaacgtactagaaagataccattccataccagtgtaaaggaaggcatgaggctaaactggggagggaagggaactgcttattggggtggcccagagagtaaaagaaaatcgaatgggaagaagaccatttgagactgagggagagagatgtaattgcctgaatgaggcattccaattgcgaaatggatttttgagtatacaccatgttcagtttccccgatcttaatctgtactcctctttaaatcattagtatctgaaatttctgtatcatttccaaatgctctgtctctaatgttatgctgttggaattggttgaactgcagagatattatttatttgcacaaatgtgttcagtgaaatgagttgcatgctatttatgtattattcttcctgattctattgtacgcatacaaattaaagttagttccacttttgaacaacaaactgcttttagatgtctgatgtatctcatttgcctgccacttagtcttgttgatgagttgtgtttctgtttggtgaagaaatatgaatgagctggagcactaatggcaatgcccaatgtggtgatcttccaacattgcagctggaaggtggggcaggaagggggatgggtttcacaagaagtatcacagagggaaatggagagacaggtgatgtatgtggcagcaccgagacagtgaggagaatgaaatgcaatgaaaggggaatctggctgtagtctcaaaggcacgggctgaatggaagaggacagaaaggattcactcagaggaagagaagatcagactagactgactgtgaaacaggcagtaatcattggcaagttactgataggagggtgaatcaatcgggctcactttaagactgtttacagttaccatatagtttgtgggagatgtgtagatcaggccaggctcatagagaaacgcttcccggagtaattaacatggagaccccactgggaaagagtgacgggttggccgtcctgcttccactgctgctggtgatgtccaggccagtcattctggccagagacttcagctgcatcatcggcatgaatgaacaatatggagggtatgacagtgaactggactcgatgtccagatttctgatggaaacggttaaagttgccaagctgcataacatcttcagcacccctgcagactgagcatagAGTAGAAACGCCTGGTCAGAGCGAGACGGGTCTATCCACCCATTgcatagatttcctgtttgcgcccacacgtcctcgatcatatccattgaagtcaagccggtgttcttctctgactactgcctcctgctggctgactgtcacctacaggatgaccagcgggctggcaagggaacatggaagctgacCCCAGAAAAAcattaagaagctcaaaagagagcacacaggttggagaacgatgaagaccctttttgcacttggtgggaggcagtcaaagcgaacaccaagaagttctttgtcctgaaaagtgttcagaaggtgagagagagttgggcaaaactgttcaaactccagaaacccgtgcaaaacctactcttactccagacaatcgggtcaatgtcacgaaggagccccaggaggtgtggaggcaggaagccccactctctgccttggaggcctccaagataatcttgcggttcagggtctgcactgtggagcaagagagaataacagtcagagacagacagcactgaaacagaccgtttggtccaacttgttcatgctgactcgatatcctaaataaatgtagtcccatttgccagcatttggcccatatccctctaaactcttcctattcattttcccgtccagatggcttttaaatgttgaaattgtaccagcttccaatcctctctctagcagctcatttcatacatacaccaccctctgcatgaaaataatgtacttTAAATCCCTTTTCGATCTTTCCCctgttactttaaacctatgccctccagttataATTATATATTATataatttttcagtgtataaagcgagccctgggaaatgtgtcagcgtttacagagggtccctgggagtgtggtggcattttcagggattctcaggtactatgtcagtatttacaaggagtcctgcggagcgtgtcagaatttataggggctcggtgcatactgacacactcctggaatccctgtaaatactggcacactccctgggaccaccttgaaatactgtagctctccctggcacccgctgaaaaaacaaagtccccgggcccccctgtaactactgacgctctcaccaagagcccctgtcaatactgacacagtccctgaacccctgtacatcgcgggaatttttcagtatttaaagggggccccgggaaatgcgtcagtctttgcagagggtcccagggactgtcagtattttcaggatttgctgggactgtgtcaatatttccagggggtcccacggagtgtgtcagttttacaggtgatttcaggggctttgtcagtatttccagggggtcacacagatgtgtcaatattcacagtgtgtccccggggactctgttggtcttgacaggggattaccaggtcgtgtgtcaatatttacagggtgtcacaggttgtgtgtgtgtgtcaatatttacagagtgtccctgtgtgtgtgtgtatgtgtgtgtgtgtgtgtttgtgggtatttacaaagagtccctggggagtgtgtcagtgttcattgtgggtccaggagagactgtcagtatttataggacgtccagggagactgtcagtctttacagggggtcgtcaggagtttgtcagagggtgaacgctgaggcagtgcctcattatgcaggtgtcagaattcagatagtgtcccttgatgagagggtcagtactgaggtattgcagctctgtgagcaggtcagttctaaaccagtgtctcgttgtcaagtggtcagtgctgaggcagagactccatgctggatggtcagtgttgaggaagtgcctcattgttacaggaacattacggagggtaagtctcaaggtaatggtgacagagctgagacagagccacatgatcagagattcagggcgaagggattgactcaatcacagcattgtcttgaggcagtccctctttgtgagaggtttagttctgatggagcgcatttgtcagaggcgatccatactgatccagtggctcattgtagtggggtcagactgagaggctgctaaacaattatcaagtcagttgtgacatattacagttctatcctggggtcagtcctgacagagagcctcattgccagagtatcagtactgaggtattgaaacgctgtctgagcatcaggggtgagggagtgcctcattgtctcagggtcagaaatgtgggagtgcgttattgtcaaagggtcaatgctgagggagtgctgccatttaagggggacagaattaaggaagttgctcacatttcaagggccaggactgaaatagttttgcacagggaggtcagtgtggagggagggcctcagaagcagtgggtcagtatgacggtttcccttattgtcaggggggcagttctgaggcactgactcgttgtcagagggtcagtacggaggtattgaatcactgtcagcgtatcagaactgtggggctgttttattgtcacagcgtcaaaactgacgcagtgcctcatgaaaaatgggttagaattgcgagagacccacacattacacaatcagtaatgatgtattgcagcattgtgagatggtcagaatgagagagggcctgATTGTCACAGGGTCCGCactgagcgatttcatcattttcaggcactccgtagaggcagagcctcattgtgatcgggtcagaattgagggagtgccacttgattacaggggcaagactgaggtattgcagttctgtcaggtggtcaaatctgatggagctcctcattgtcaggagatcagcactgaggtattgaaacactgtcagagcataagggctgaggtgttccAGGTCGATGAGAGGTCAGTACTccgggagtgcctcattatcagaggtccagtcctgagggagtgcacaatcgtcagactgtcagtactgagggaatgcctgattgttcaaagggtcagtacacaaggaatgtctcaatgtaatgtacgattagagatgcagtgctgaaggagtgcctcattctcagtgtcagttctgaggcagggtcacattgctggagggttgttctgactcagtgcatgagtaacagagggtcaatactgaggcagtatctcattttaggggcttagaattcatgggtgctacataattaggaggttagccccgaggtattgcagctcaggtgcggtcataagtgaggggggagtgcaacattgtcaggggtcaattctgaggtgtcagaagaagtcctgccagaaacatcagccggacttgacaaaatctgttcaagtgaagcaatgcctggcccgttaaataagagcagaTTTGTTGGAGCCTATgtaaacgatagacctcagtgtaatggaggaagcattgagggagtcctgtactgataatacaagataataattca is a genomic window containing:
- the LOC132207948 gene encoding utrophin-like, which gives rise to MCSCGLRSCGGHGSGTAVSSPYAAEPAPEERAQRIAKAVRKQSIEVKENWEQLKIRASNWQKQVEKALEKLQELEKQLDSAKSW